The Oncorhynchus masou masou isolate Uvic2021 chromosome 6, UVic_Omas_1.1, whole genome shotgun sequence genome has a window encoding:
- the LOC135541270 gene encoding iron-sulfur cluster assembly 1 homolog, mitochondrial-like yields MSASMVARATVRAVSKRKILATRAALTLTPPAVNRIRTLLENKPEYIGLKVGVRTRGCNGMTYTLDFTKQKDQADEEVLQDGEQLYRLPSLSLKCFAQNDVCKLVVCR; encoded by the exons ATGTCTGCCTCAATGGTGGCGAGAGCGACGGTCAGAGCTGTCAGTAAAAGAAAGATATTAGCGACAAGAGCTGCTTTAACTCTG ACTCCTCCTGCTGTGAATAGGATCCGGACCCTCCTGGAGAACAAGCCAGAATAT ATTGGTCTGAAGGTGGGTGTGAGGACTCGGGGCTGTAACGGTATGACCTACACTCTGGACTTCACCAAGCAGAAGGATCAGGCTGACGAGGAGGTGCTGCAGGATGGTGAGCAACTTTATCGTCTTCCTTCCTTATCACTGAAATGTTTTGCTCAGAATGATGTATGTAAATTGGTTGTCTGTCGTTGA